From a single Lewinella sp. LCG006 genomic region:
- a CDS encoding DinB family protein, protein MASPTQLAQQFREVYLNGDWIARTNLKAEVAEMDWKLATTPVGPLNTIALLVFHMDYYVGGLLQVLEGGSLDIRDKFSFDAPTITSQEDWEALLNQVWHNAEQFALKVEQLTEEQLQAPFVRVEYGTYERNIDAMIEHGYYHLGQIVLQKKLLEG, encoded by the coding sequence ATGGCTTCACCCACCCAACTTGCCCAACAATTCCGCGAAGTATACCTCAATGGCGACTGGATCGCCAGAACCAACCTCAAAGCCGAGGTAGCAGAAATGGACTGGAAACTGGCCACTACACCAGTAGGCCCACTCAACACCATCGCCCTTCTTGTTTTTCACATGGACTACTACGTAGGAGGCTTGTTGCAAGTCCTGGAAGGCGGCTCACTGGACATCAGAGACAAATTCAGTTTTGATGCTCCCACCATCACCTCCCAAGAGGATTGGGAAGCATTACTCAACCAAGTCTGGCACAACGCCGAACAGTTCGCCCTCAAAGTCGAGCAACTGACGGAGGAACAGCTCCAGGCACCTTTCGTCAGAGTAGAATACGGCACCTACGAACGCAATATCGACGCCATGATCGAGCACGGGTATTATCACCTGGGGCAGATTGTGTTGCAGAAGAAGCTATTGGAGGGGTGA